In Centropristis striata isolate RG_2023a ecotype Rhode Island chromosome 1, C.striata_1.0, whole genome shotgun sequence, one DNA window encodes the following:
- the LOC131974790 gene encoding voltage-dependent calcium channel gamma-4 subunit-like — protein MAWCERGVQTLLAIVGAFAAFSLMTIAIGTDYWLYSRAYICNATNASADDTQMQTKKVKGDLTHSGLWRICCIEGINKGSCFRINHFPEDNDYDTDSSEYILRIVRASSLFPILSNILLMLGGLCVGVGRVYNNKNNILLSAGILFVAAGLSNIIGIIVYISSNAGDPSDKKDEDKKNHYSYGWSFYFGALSFIVAESVGVLAVNIYIEKNKETRFRAQNFIKATSSSSPYSRIPSYRYRRRGSRSSSRSSEPSREPSPVGRKMRGGSGGGRGEGGGLGMGLPMGDISLYALSRDPLKGGGAAAGPYSPERDSGFLQVHNCFQKDLKDGGNRRTTPV, from the exons ATGGCATGGTGTGAGCGAGGGGTTCAGACTTTGCTGGCCATCGTAGGGGCCTTCGCCGCGTTCAGTCTCATGACCATCGCCATCGGCACCGACTACTGGCTTTACTCGCGGGCGTACATCTGCAACGCCACTAATGCCTCGGCGGACGACACCCAGATGCAAACCAAGAAAGTCAAAGGCGACCTGACGCACTCCGGGCTGTGGAGGATCTGCTGTATCGAAG GTATCAACAAAGGAAGCTGTTTTCGGATCAATCATTTTCCAGAGGATAACGACTACGATACAGACAGCTCAGAGTACATCTTAC GTATAGTGCGGGCATCGAGCCTCTTCCCCATTCTCAGCAACATTCTGCTTATGTTGGGTGGCCTGTGTGTCGGGGTTGGACGCGTCTACAACAATAAGAACAACATCCTTCTCAGCGCTGGCATCCTGTTTGTTGCTGCAG GCCTGAGCAACATCATCGGCATCATTGTCTACATCTCCAGCAACGCCGGAGATCCAAGTGACAAGAAAGACGAGGACAAGAAGAACCACTACAGCTACGGCTGGTCCTTTTACTTCGGGGCCCTCTCCTTCATCGTGGCTGAATCAGTGGGTGTCCTGGCAGTCAACATATATAtcgagaaaaacaaagagacacGCTTCAGAGCCCAGAACTTCATCAaagccacctcctcctcttcgccATACTCTCGCATCCCAAGTTACCGCTACCGACGAAGGGGCTCACGCTCAAGCTCAAGGTCGAGTGAACCGTCCCGCGAGCCCTCCCCAGTAGGAAGGAAGATGAGAGGAGGGAGCGGCGGAGgacgaggagaaggaggagggttggggatgggtTTGCCAATGGGGGATATATCCTTGTACGCCCTCAGTAGGGACCCTCTGAAGGGCGGAGGTGCTGCTGCAGGGCCCTACAGTCCAGAGAGGGACTCTGGGTTTTTACAAGTCCACAACTGCTTCCAGAAAGATCTGAAAGATGGAGGGAACAGGAGGACCACGCCGGTATGA
- the LOC131974795 gene encoding voltage-dependent calcium channel gamma-5 subunit, with protein sequence MSLCGRKALTLLSSVFAVCALGLLGIAVSTDYWLYLEEGVILPLNQSTEVRMSLHSGLWRVCFLAGEEKGRCFTIEYVMPTNVQMTSESTVSVLKMIRSATPFPLVSLFFMFIGFVLSNIGHIRPHRTILAFVSGIFFILSGLSLVVGLVLYISNINDEMLNRTKTNEAYFSYKYGWSFAFAAISFLLTETAGVMSVYLFMKRYTAEEMYRPHQGFYRPRLSNCSDYSGQFLHPDAWAGRGRSASSISSEASLQMNSSHYPALLKCPEYEQMSSSPC encoded by the exons ATGAGCCTATGTGGCAGGAAGGCGCTGACTTTGCTGAGCAGCGTGTTCGCTGTTTGCGCCCTGGGCCTCTTGGGGATCGCTGTAAGCACCGACTACTGGCTCTACCTGGAGGAGGGCGTCATCCTTCCCCTCAACCAGAGCACTGAGGTACGCATGTCCCTCCACTCTGGCCTCTGGAGGGTTTGCTTCTTGGCTG GAGAGGAGAAAGGCCGATGTTTTACCATCGAGTATGTGATGCCCACTAATGTCCAGATGACTTCTGAATCCACCGTTAGTGTCCTGA AGATGATTCGTTCTGCCACGCCCTTCCCGCTGGTCAGCCTCTTCTTCATGTTCATTGGTTTTGTGCTCAGTAACATCGGCCACATCCGACCCCATCGCACCATCCTGGCGTTCGTTTCTGGAATCTTCTTCATACTGTCAG GTCTCTCCCTAGTGGTTGGTCTGGTGTTGTACATCTCCAACATTAATGATGAAATGTTGAACAGAACCAAAACTAATGAGGCCTACTTCAGCTATAAGTACGGCTGGTCATTTGCCTTTGCTGCCATCTCCTTCCTGCTCACTGAG ACGGCAGGTGTCATGTCAGTGTACCTGTTCATGAAGCGCTACACAGCAGAGGAAATGTACCGGCCCCATCAGGGCTTCTACCGGCCTCGCCTCAGCAACTGTTCAGATTACTCCGGCCAGTTCCTCCATCCAGACGCCTGGGCCGGACGTGGCCGCAGtgcctcctccatctcctctgaGGCCTCCCTCCAGATGAACTCCTCCCACTACCCTGCTCTCCTCAAGTGTCCAGAGTATGAACAAATGTCCTCGTCACCTTGCTGA